From Nerophis lumbriciformis linkage group LG38, RoL_Nlum_v2.1, whole genome shotgun sequence, the proteins below share one genomic window:
- the fezf2 gene encoding fez family zinc finger protein 2 yields the protein MSRSGPVDAVMSCARSGPSAAPKTLAFSIDRIMSKGSEGAEEKKLLGFCSPIPCMIPLQPFGYDFQAKALMNYSELWRSSFRGGAACKSSCCVCAKAHDSGAKQPLLAPGSRLVKPQVIHQSLAVPSGSFYYLNYLDPAYAQSDLLGGHWLSSPHAQASISAQHRLLVLDGTKVPAGGLHGADKAPTAQYPHKEHLPGKLDHIVKENQADKNCFKNPNKVCSNGGAGDAKPKNFTCEVCGKVFNAHYNLTRHMPVHTGARPFVCKVCGKGFRQASTLCRHKIIHTQEKPHKCNQCGKAFNRSSTLNTHVRIHAGYKPFVCEFCGKGFHQKGNYKNHKLTHSGEKQYKCSICNKAFHQIYNLTFHMHTHNDKKPFTCLTCGKGFCRNFDLKKHVRKLHDNILSSSSRQETL from the exons ATGTCCCGTTCCGGACCCGTGGACGCGGTCATGTCCTGCGCTCGCAGCGGCCCCTCCGCGGCCCCCAAGACCCTCGCCTTCTCCATAGACCGGATCATGTCCAAGGGCTCGGAAGGCGCGGAGGAGAAGAAACTGCTCGGGTTCTGCTCTCCGATTCCCTGCATGATCCCGCTGCAGCCTTTCGGCTACGACTTCCAGGCCAAGGCCCTGATGAACTATTCGGAACTGTGGCGGTCCAGTTTCAGGGGCGGCGCGGCGTGCAAGAGCAGCTGCTGCGTGTGCGCAAAAGCGCACGACTCCGGAGCCAAGCAGCCGCTTTTGGCGCCTGGAAGCCGGCTGGTCAAACCGCAGGTCATCCATCAGAGCCTGGCGGTACCGAGCGGCTCTTTCTACTATCTCAACTACCTGGACCCGGCCTACGCCCAGTCGGACCTGCTGGGGGGACACTGGTTGTCCAGCCCGCACGCCCAGGCCTCCATCTCGGCCCAGCACAGACTTTTAGTCCTGGACGGGACCAAGGTGCCCGCGGGCGGCCTGCACGGGGCGGACAAGGCGCCCACAGCCCAGTACCCCCACAAGGAGCATCTCCCCGGGAAACTGGACCACATCGTCAAGGAGAACCAGGCCGACAAGAACTGTTTCAAGAACCCCAACAAAGTTTGCAGCAACGGCGGTGCCGGAGACGCAAAACCCAAAAACTTCACTTGCGAAGTCTGCGGAAAG GTTTTTAACGCTCACTACAATCTGACCAGACACATGCCGGTACACACCGGAGCGCGGCCGTTCGTGTGTAAAGTGTGCGGGAAAGGATTCCGACAGGCCAGCACTTTGTGTAGACACAAAATCATCCACACACAG GAGAAACCTCATAAATGCAACCAGTGTGGGAAAGCTTTCAACAGAAGTTCGACTCTCAACACGCACGTGCGAATCCACGCAGGATACAAACCTTTCGTCTGCGAGTTCTGTGGAAAAGGATTTCATCAGAAAG GTAACTACAAGAACCACAAGTTGACGCACAGCGGAGAGAAGCAGTACAAATGTTCCATCTGCAACAAAGCGTTCCACCAGATCTACAACCTGACGttccacatgcacacgcacaacgACAAGAAGCCCTTCACCTGTCTCACCTGTGGAAAAGGCTTCTGTCGCAACTTCGACCTAAAGAAGCACGTCCGTAAACTCCATGACAACATCTTGTCTTCTTCCAGCAGACAagaaacattataa